tctatCCGCCATATCTTTCTCTAATCGTTTTAATGTAGGGAATTTAGCAATAAGCCCCAAATAATTACTTTCCAGTTCAATAAAGGATCACATTTTTAGAACAAAAGGAAACCAATCGAAGCTAAGGTCAAAATTAGAATCCGATTCACCTTTTGGCCTCTTTTGTAGTGAAAAAGAATAATGTTAGAAGGACCGGATTTTTGAACTGCATTAGTGATTGAAAAATGCAGTCATAAATAAGTGGTTTTACTACTTTAGGCCAAGAAAACATTTATATATGTGGTATCAAGAATAAAGTTGTTTCTTTTCCGGTCTAATAGTCTAGCCTCCCATTCACTCTCCTTCAAAGAAATGATGGTAATTTGCATTTGGTTAATGTTCTAGCAAGTGATGATAAACCAACAACAATTGTTCTCTAATGATCAAGTTCAAGATGGCAATTTCCACTTGGtgccagttttttttttgggaaaaaaatggttaaaatatttaaaatattaataaaaatgaaaaggaattgTAGTTCAGATTATCAACTTTATCCATAagaataacaacaacaacaacaataataataataataataataattcagcacaaaaataaagaagaaatgaaaggAAGTGACCTGCTGCACTGCTGACAGAAGCGCTGCTCTTGGCCCAACACCGTGACCTTGGAAGCCTTGGAGTGCATCTCGCACACCTTGTGCCTCCGGTGATACTCCTTCGCGTTCATCAGCGGCACGTGGCACCCCTCCACCTGACACCGCGGCACCACCTTCAACGCCAGGGTCGCCCCGCTCCCATACAGTTGCTGCGCCGCTCCTCCTCTGCCTCTCTTGCTCATCACGCCCACCGGGAGCCCCGCCACGTGTCGATCATCCAGGGCATGAGCATGAGCTCGAGCATGATCCTCGAAGTAGTGCCTCTTCCCCAGCTTCAAGCACATCAGGTGTGGGTCCGGATGGTAGTGGGAGCGGGCCCCGCCGCCGTAGAAACTagattgctgctgctgcaaggGATGGCCCATGATGAACGCATGACCGCCGGCGCTGGCCTCGGAGCACGTGGCGGAGCTGGAAGCCCCCGTCGTGGCGGCCACGGTGACGGCGGCCGGAGAGTAGAATGAGTTGTTGTTAGTAGAAGTAGCACCACCCCATATATCCCAATTGGTGAGGTAGGTGTTGttattaccattttgccctctgctgctgctgcttatgtgactattattattatgatcaTGCCCTAACATGTTCATGTTCCCACCTATTTCCATATCTCTCCTCCACTgatctgagagagagagagatagagataagatagatgggttttgggtttggatAGTTTTGGTGGTAATATTGGGTACAAATTATAGGCAGAGATAAAGGACTAGCTGCTAGGGTATTTataagtgtgtgtgtgtgtgtgtatatatataacggGTAAGAGATTTTCACAGAAATGGGGGAGCAACAGGCTGTAGGAGTTGCCTGCTGGTTGGGTATCACATATATAAGAGGAAAGGGGTttcagaagagagagagcgagagagagagagggagagcagTGAAGGGTTCTCtctgggtttcttttgttctACACCAATGGGGTTAAAGTGATTAAGCAAAAGGCTGCAAATTTTAAGTTcgcccagagagagagagagagagagagatagagattgagagagagccCAGTGACACGTGAGAGGGAATGGACGGACATGGGAGCGCACGTGGGAACAGTGGTAGGTGGAGCCAGCCAAGCTCCTCTGGAAAATGATTTGATTGAAGAGAGTCACTGCTATCATCAGTATTCagtatgtgagagagagagagagagagagagagagagagagagagagagaaaggtaaACTTGTGATTAGACCAGAGAGGGTgctgaaagagaaagagagacggACACGTGGCTTCCTACTAATTGATCCAATAACAATATCGTTTTCAAGTTAAACATTTACATAGTCCCGCAGCATGCATTTTTCTTACAAAATGTCTCAAAATAGTACTTctaggggtcgtttggtacgcTGGACTGTCATGGACTAGACTAAACATTGGGATTGTCTTggattggcttggcttggcataAACTGGATAAGCCTAGTACTGCGTTTGGTGCACGATTGGATTAGgactaaatttttaaaatttttgaatttttgaatttttacttttcttctctctccctctactctttcttcttcatcttctctctgcgtcttttctttttcatctcttcttctccctgctctctctccttctcttcttttcaatATGTATTCTCTCTTCTTATAATTTCTACCACACCGAAAAACATCATCCAGATACTTTAgctttggtgtggaaagtaatTTGCAGAAACAAATTTGAGGAAGAGGCAAGAGCTCACACCTAAATCATGGCAGAAATCCATAGCCCACACCAAAATcatcatccaaaaaaaaacttgagagagagataggTAGAAGCAGACTCAAATTGATGAAGACCCAAGATAAATCGTGGAACAGCTTCAATTGCCGTGGTGGTTTGTCGTCGCCGACACCGACTGCTGTCATCATCAGCCATCATTGTTGCTGCCTGCCATCGCCGTTTGCAACCCATAATCGGTAGTTCTGATTGCCGTTTGGGTGGTCGGTGGTTGCCGCTGGTGCTTGGGTGGAGTTGGTTGCAGAGTTTTGGTCGGGACTAATAGTCCCTCATTTTCACATGGGTTTAGCTAAGAACACCTAAGAAGGTGCTTTTGGTGGGCCTGGGATTACTAATCCCACTTAATATTAGGACCAAGTGACAACAAACATGTGATTAACTTTTAGCCAAGCCAATCCAAGCCAAGAAGGTGTAACAAACAAGCCCCTAGGGCTTAATTATCAAgtctgaaattttagtaccTACTCCCTAAAATTTTAGTCAAGTCTCATTTTGtcattcaaaattaaaataaactattttcatctttttattgAGATTGGGTGACCCACTTTACACATATCGTCAACTTCGTTTAAAAATGtgttaattttgataatgtgATAGGggtttttgtaatttcataCACATAGATCATTATCCAGCAATTAAGGTGAGTGATATGGCAAGTGAACCCACCTCTGCATAGATAAAAATATaagtaaatattataataattaaaattaactaaaattaaaataaattagaaaatatatattcaaataattaaaaaccctacccagTCACTACAATCCTCCCACCCACCGTCTACCGACCACCACTTCTTTTGGTTCAATCCATTTTGGTGAAAATTCCTTAATCCAATCACATCGGGACAGAGCATTTTAGGATTCCAAGGTTTTCCTGCAGCTGACTTCTTCCATCTTGTGTCACATCCCGAGATTGGTTCTGCCGTGGCACGATAATGTCAGCTTTGGGCCCCTCtttctgccctcacggttttgtttctggaaactcacgagcaacttcccagtgggtcacccatcatgggattgctctagccccaactcgcttaacttcagagttcccatgactctgaagccaatgagctcccaaaaggcctcgtgctagatggaggcgggcatgtacatataaggcacatcaccctctctccgttggtcgatgtagGATGTTACATCCTGGGTGAGGCGCCTCTTGCTTTTCCTCCTGGTTTTCCTTCCAAAGCTTGCAGAGGAAAGAATGGGTAAGGGTGTTGGTCTAAAAGGTGTCTTACTTCCAGCAGCCCGTGCACATGGGTTTCACTTGGTGCTTAATGATGACttggttttgatttggttttaataGGGTGCTGGGATATTTTCTAAGTTGCTTGGCCATTTCTTCAAGGTCATGagctattttttctctcttatgCTTACCTATATATTTGGACTCAAGAAATAGGCTTGAGtttggtgctcccaagcaGCCTAAAACTTCCACTTCTTCGACCATCATTAGCCATCATGAACACTTGTAACCATCTATATCACAACCTACTCAGCAAGCCCTAGACATTTACATGACTTgcgcccacttaagcttgtagcgtggcttGATACTAAAATAAAGGTTTTCTTCGCTCAACGTCGCGTGTCGTGTGGTCTGTTTGTGCTCAGGTTTTGCCATATTGTAACGAGCTATGGTCGGGCCAAGCGATGCTTGACGGGACAATGAGCGTGGGTTCACGGAACCAGTACATTTTATATGCTCGTATTGGATTGGCGTGGCATGCATACCATAACTTGTGTAAGCGCATACAACAAATTCCTGCATACCCCAGTCGGGCTCCTTCCTCGATAGAGTGTTGTACTGGGctataaatatatttgggGCCAGCGTTggatttttgggcctcaatagtttgtttgtttgagggttctcaaattttgaatgatTTTCCTTTCTATGTTTCTGTATTTGTTTTGAgtttatatattttccttCCTGATCTGAGTTGTGTTTTcggtttgaga
Above is a window of Prunus persica cultivar Lovell chromosome G2, Prunus_persica_NCBIv2, whole genome shotgun sequence DNA encoding:
- the LOC18784931 gene encoding squamosa promoter-binding-like protein 7, which gives rise to MEIGGNMNMLGHDHNNNSHISSSSRGQNGNNNTYLTNWDIWGGATSTNNNSFYSPAAVTVAATTGASSSATCSEASAGGHAFIMGHPLQQQQSSFYGGGARSHYHPDPHLMCLKLGKRHYFEDHARAHAHALDDRHVAGLPVGVMSKRGRGGAAQQLYGSGATLALKVVPRCQVEGCHVPLMNAKEYHRRHKVCEMHSKASKVTVLGQEQRFCQQCSRFHVVSEFDESKRSCRRRLAGHNERRRKSSHDSLSRTSSQEKGRFGYLSTPTGRALSLLSSRNTGFDSWVSPSDLSSRSSAALRELIAENRAAVLARQLINSSEDRNWDSSSHNSHATEDLFCDHGQSWSNSVEPQQHQMFSDHNYQHGWDRFHEGSGAHLTLDLRQAPSPAYGFLPERGKTKAEEDQECDLWNSFHGASVV